A portion of the Apus apus isolate bApuApu2 chromosome 3, bApuApu2.pri.cur, whole genome shotgun sequence genome contains these proteins:
- the NCOA7 gene encoding nuclear receptor coactivator 7 isoform X5 produces MMKGKQMPLNIRIIYCARPDQEEPFVEIITVEEAKRRKSVCSYYEEEEDDTLPVLKHHSALLENMHIEQLARCLPARVQGYPWQLAYSTLEHGTSLKTLYRKSASLDSPVLLVIKDMDNQIFGAYATHPFRFSDHYYGTGETFLYTFSPHFKVFKWSGENTYFINGDTSSLELGGGGGRFGLWLDADLYHGRSNSCSTFNNDILSKKEDFIIQDVEVWTFE; encoded by the exons ATGATGAAAGGGAAACAAATGCCTTTGAATATTCGAATTATTTACTGTGCCAGACCTGACCAGGAGGAACCTTTTGTGGAG ATCATTACTGTAGAAGAAGCAAAACGACGGAAGAGCGTTTGCAGTTActatgaagaagaagaagatgaTACTTTGCCTGTCCTAAAGCATCACAGTGCTCTTCTGGAGAATATGCACATAGAACAG CTTGCCAGGTGCTTGCCCGCACGAGTGCAGGGATATCCGTGGCAGCTTGCGTACAGTACCCTGGAGCACGGGACTAGCCTGAAGACCCTGTACCGTAAATCAGCATCTCTTGACAGTCCAGTTCTCCTTGTCATCAAGGATATGGACAACCAG ATATTTGGAGCGTATGCTACACATCCCTTCAGGTTTAGTGACCATTACTATGGCACTGGTGAAACATTCCTCTACACATTTAGTCCACATTTCAAG GTATTCAAATGGAGTGGAGAGAACACCTACTTCATCAATGGAGACACCAGCTCTCTGGAGCTTGGAGGCGGAGG tgGCCGGTTTGGCTTGTGGTTAGATGCAGATTTGTATCACGGGCGAAGCAACTCCTGCAGCACCTTCAATAATGACATCTTATCTAAGAAAGAAGATTTCATAATACAAGATGTAGAAGTATGGACATTTGAATGA